In a genomic window of Helianthus annuus cultivar XRQ/B chromosome 10, HanXRQr2.0-SUNRISE, whole genome shotgun sequence:
- the LOC110885623 gene encoding LRR receptor-like serine/threonine-protein kinase RCH1 produces MTSVTAAAAATVSLFFLLLLSTTAAAATLSTDVSALKAIKSAINPTTIPSYSCLASWNFTSDPCSNPHVTHFLCGLSCSANRVTQLTFDPAGYAGTLSPLVSQLTQLTTIDLSDNKLSGPIPTSLFSLPNLQTLILQSNSFSGTIPPVISNLKAIETLDISHNFLSGSLPDTSSLLTLTRLDLSFNKFTGPLPKLGRNLVEFAVKANRLSGDMPKTSFNELTQLEVVELSDNSLTGIIPGWFFLQPALQQVNLADNGFTGIEILKPIDSDLVAIDAGYNKISGYLSANFTKYPMLSSLSLRYNKLQGPIPEEYSRTTTLSRLFLDGNYLNGMPPKEFFSGRSSVTGSLGDNCLKSCPTSSQLCLKSQKSSSICRQAYGGKNKMRQKL; encoded by the exons ATGACATCCGTCACCGCCGCGGCTGCCGCCACCGTCTCTCTGttcttcctcctcctcctctcCACCACCGCAGCCGCGGCCACACTCTCCACCGATGTCTCCGCCCTCAAAGCCATAAAATCCGCCATCAATCCCACCACCATTCCTTCTTACTCTTGCTTAGCCTCCTGGAACTTCACCTCCGATCCATGCTCCAACCCTCACGTCACACATTTCCTCTGCGGCCTCTCCTGCTCCGCCAACCGAGTCACCCAACTCACCTTCGATCCTGCCGGTTACGCCGGAACTCTCTCCCCACTCGTTTCCCAACTCACCCAACTCACCACAATCGATCTCTCCGACAACAAACTCTCCGGCCCAATCCCCACTTCCCTCTTCTCCCTCCCAAACCTCCAAACACTCATTCTCCAATCCAACTCATTCTCCGGCACCATCCCACCTGTCATTTCTAACCTCAAAGCTATTGAAACCCTAGATATTTCTCATAATTTTCTGTCTGGGTCGTTGCCGGACACGTCGAGTTTGCTCACTTTAACTCGGCTTGATCTCAGTTTCAACAAATTTACTGGACCCTTACCTAAGCTCGGGCGAAACCTAGTAGAATTTGCAGTTAAAGCTAATCGTCTTTCTGGAGACATGCCAAAAACATCGTTTAATGAGTTGACTCAGCTGGAAGTTGTCGAACTCAGTGATAATTCGCTTACTGGAATAATTCCTGGCTGGTTCTTCCTCCAACCGGCCCTCCAGCAAGTCAATCTCGCCGATAATGGGTTCACTG GTATCGAAATCTTAAAACCAATCGACAGCGACCTGGTGGCCATCGACGCCGGATACAACAAAATCAGTGGTTACTTATCCGCAAACTTCACGAAGTACCCTATGTTGTCGTCGCTGTCGCTCCGATACAACAAGCTACAAGGACCGATCCCAGAGGAGTACAGCCGAACGACGACATTGAGTAGGTTGTTTCTTGACGGAAACTACTTGAACGGAATGCCGCCGAAGGAGTTTTTCTCCGGGAGATCGTCTGTTACTGGAAGTTTAGGGGACAACTGCCTGAAGAGTTGTCCAACATCTTCTCAGCTCTGCCTGAAATCACAAAAATCATCGTCGATCTGCCGGCAAGCATATGGTGGGAAAAATAAAATGAGACAAAAGTTGTAG